Sequence from the Schistocerca americana isolate TAMUIC-IGC-003095 chromosome 11, iqSchAmer2.1, whole genome shotgun sequence genome:
tcGATGGCTTAACTTTCTGACTCGTTTCATTGTTACAATTTATCTAAATTTAGCAAAGATAAAAAGATCTGAATTGTCCCCCCTAATTTTAAGAtgaactcttctgtagcaccataattgatatctctctctctctatagtcTATACGTGTTGCAGAAGATGCTGTTACTCCAGTGTACTTGTTAAAACTAATGTTAGGCCATTTGTAGATGGCAAGTCTTTTAGAGAAATGGCAAATCTGTCATCAGCTGTTACATCTGTGTAGAAGTCAGGGGAAATTGTTGTAGTTTATGCAGAGTAACGCAGATAAATGACAGGTAACAACTATTTCagggacaaaataaacttatgctttattggcacaacacatattaatacactcctggaaattgaaataagaacaccgtgaattcattgtcccaggaaggggaaactttattgacacattcctggggtcagatacatcacatgatcacactgacagaaccacaggcacatagacacaggcaacagagcatgcacaatgtcggcactagtacagtgtatatccacctttcgcagcaatgcaggctgctattctcccatggagacgatcgtagagacgctggatgtagtcctgtggaacggcttgccatgccatttccacctggcgcctcagttggaccagcgttcgtgctggacgtgcagaccgcgtgagacgacgcttcatccagtcccaaacatgctcaatgggggacagatccagagatcttgctggccagggtagttgacttacaccttctagagcactttgggtggcacgggatacttgcggacgtgcattgtcctgttggaacagcaagttcccttgccagtctaggaatggtaggacgatgggttcgatgacggtttggatgtaccgtgcactattcagtgtcccctcgacgatcaccagtggtgtacggccagtgtaggagatcgctccccacaccatgatgccgggtgttggccctgtgtgcctcggtcgtatgcagtcctgattgtggcgctcacctgcacggcgccaaacacgcatacgaccatcattggcaccaaggcagaagcgactctcatcgctgaagacgacacgtctccattcgtccctccattcacgcctgtcgcgacaccactggaggcgggctgcacgatgttggggcgtgagcggaagacggcctaacggtgtgcgggaccgtagcccagcttcatggagacgattgcgaatggtcctcgccgataccccaggagcaacagtgtccctaatttgctgggaagtggcggtgcggtcccctacggcactgcgtaggatcctacagtcttggcgtgcatccgtgcgtcgctgcggtccggtcccaggtcgacgggcacgtgcaccttccgccgaccactggcgacaacatcgatgtactgtggagacctcacgccccacgtgttgagcaattcggcggtacgtccacccggcctcccgcatgcccactatacgccctcgctcaaagtccgtcaactgcacatacggttcacgtccacgctgtcgcggcatgctaccagtgttaaagactgcgatggagctccgtatgccacggcaaactggctgacactgacggcggcggtgcacaaatgctgcgcagctagcgccattcgacggccaacaccacggttcctggtgtgtccgctgtgccgtgtgtgtgatcattgcttgtacagccctctcgcagtgtccggagcaagtatggtgggtctgacacaccggtgtcaatgtgttcttttttccatttccaggagtgtacatttgactACCAGATTATATTACGTTGCCCCATCAACAAACATGGAACATGTATATTccatagagtctaatgcactgtgcacatcatatcttgtgcgccactatgcacactggaaaatgtttgttcagATATACCCAACACTCCCCCTTGAATAAATATTTTTCAGCTACTCAACACTATACATCCCAGGTTAAACCATAATGCTTCACCAGCTTCTGAAATTTGTCACTGAGACGCTTGGTTAGAAGATCAGATAACATTTTTTCTGTGGATAGATAACTGAGGATTAAATTCCCCTGTTCCACATCATGTCTTATAAAGTGATGCCTTATGTCACTATGTTTGGATCTTACCCTGGTGACATTATTGTTTGCAAGTTTAATAGCTCCCATATTGTCACAAAATATCACAGTAAGCTTTAATGTTGGAGGAGATTCTGTTTCACTCATCAGTGTACGGATCCAAAGAGCTTCTTGGATAGTGGAGGACAAGGCCATATATTCAGCTTCTacagtactcaaagcaacagttcttTGTCTCTTACATGACCATGATATCAATCCTCCCATTAGTCTAAAACAACTTCCGGTGATGGAGTGTCTGCTTTCCAACTCATTTCCCCAGTGTGCATCACTGTATCCTTAAAAATTTACATTTCTAGTTTTAGAATACTTAAGCTTATAATCAGCAGTTCCATTTAAATATCTGAATATTCTCTTGACTGCCATCCAGTGCTTTTCTCTCGGATCACTGCAAAACTTGCTTACTGCATTTGTGGCAAATGCAATGTGTGGTCTGGAAGTCTGTGCTAAGGGCAGTAGACTTCCTACAGTTTCCAAAGAGGGTACACTTTCCTTACATTTCTTGTCGTCATCAGTTATTAGCAGTTTTGCATTGTTTTCCATAGGAGTAGAAATAGGTTTACAATTTTCCATATTGAACTTTTCTAAGATCTTTCTTGTGTACAGAGATTGATCAATCCATAATTCTTCTCTGTTGGCACTTCTTAGAATCTTCATGCCTAAGTATTGATTAATTTCCCCTAAATCATGCATATTAAATTCTGACCAtaacttttctttaaaaaagtccaTCTGGCTTTcactattggttaaaataaaaaagTCATCTACCCATATGGCCATGATTGCAATTTCTTCACTGTTCCTAGTTTTATCAAACTTTTATGCAAACATTTACTCCAGCAATGGCCACTTTGCTTTAATCGATATATGCCTTTCTTCAAACACCAAATTCTCCTTTTCCCTTGATAAAGTCGCTTAACTTCATCAGGTGTAATCACATATATTTCCTCTTCTAGTCTTCCATTCAGGTAGGCTGTTTTCACATCCATTTGATGAATTAATAAGTGTTCCTTTACTCTCAGAGCTAAAAGGTGAGAAAGTTTCATTGTAATCTATTCCTTCTTTCTGGGAATATCCTTTAACTACCAATCTGGCTTTGAATTTTGGTATTGTACTCTTAGGATTTTTAATACTAAACACTCATCTTGTTCTTAGtggctttttattttcaggcaTATCAACTTATTCATATGTATCATTATCCATAAAAGATTGCAGCTCCTTTTCAATAGCCTTTTTCCAATCTTGAGCATTTGAACTTGCCAAAGCTTCATCAACTGTGATTGGTTCATTGTTGATTGTTTGGGAAGCATACATTTCATAATCTGAATATTCTTTTGGTTTTGCTATATGTGAAGATCGCCTTAAACTGACTTCCTCTGTTGAAGCTTCTTCCTCAATTTGATTCTTGGGTAGCACATCAGCTTCCTCTTTACTCtcgtcttcttctgtttcagtttccatttCTGTTTCAGCACTATCACACATTAGGCTTGGTTGCATTACTATGCCATTTTGACTACTTTCCTTTATTTTAGGTTTATAATCCTCCAAAAATATTACATCTCTACTACTTATTATCTTCTTATTCACAGGATTATAAAATCTGTAACCTTTTGAGTCCTCGCAGTAGCcaacaaaaatatgtttttcagatttttcatcCCATTTTCCTCTTAATGGTTTTGGAATCTGAACCATGGCTTCATATGCAAAGACTTTTAAGTGGTTTAGATCCAGTTTCTTCCCAGTCCAGTTAATTAAATACACTGCTGTTGGCACAGCCTCAACCCAAAAACGCTTAGGTAGTTCAGCATCACTTAACATAATTGCCTTttctacaatggttctgttggctcGTTCTGCAACTCCATTCTGAGAAAGACTGTAGGGAATGGTAGTCTGATGCCtaatacccattccattcaactgttccttaAACCGTCTGTTTACATATTCTGATGCACTGTCTGATCTaatgattttaattttcttcccAGTCTGTCTTTCGACCATTttgcaataaacaacaaataaaataaacatgcaTGTATCCAGAAAAATCATCTATGAATATCAGGAAATAGAAGCTACCTCCTAAGGATTCATTCTCCATAGGTCCACAGAGAACTGAATGTATGAGTTGCAAGACTTCGGTAGATCTGCTCTGACTCGAGTTAAATGGCAATCTGGCCTGCTTCCCTTACAAACACACCTCACATTGAACTTAATTCATTTCATAATTTTCCATCCCAGTTGCCATATTCTTCAGTAAAGTCATACTTTTCCTATTCAAATGTCCAAGTCTCCTATGCCACAAGAAACCTTTTACAGCATAAACAGAATGATTTCGTGTTTCAGCAGTATTTTGAACTATATTGACTTTGCAAATACCTCTTACATTACTTGCAGTAGCTACAAGTGTCTATCACTTGGCGCCCTCTATATCGAAGATAACTTTATTACCCTTCTTTACTATTTCGCTTACTGACAACAAATTACTTGCGATATTCCTTACATAATGTACATCATGAGTAGTAACAATTTCCTTTTCCTCGTTCACAAGCAAATTAAGATCCACTTTTCCTGCGAGTTCACACCTTAACTTAGATACGTCAGGTGTAGAAATTCCAATGTCAGACCTTGACTGAACATCATACAAACCTGACGGAGCTTTGGTAATGTGCACAGATGCTCCTGAATCCAGGAACCATTCTGCATGATCGTCACTCGCTTCATTAAAagagtaaaaaacagaaaatgcctTACCTTTATCGGTAGTCTTTCTCTCAGGACTACTAGAATTaacatgctttttttcttttatacttaacttttcgtTACACTTTGAAGCAATATGTCCAATTTTCTGGCATCTGAAACATCTTATTCACTTCTTCTTCTTATACTTAGAGTATAAAGCCGACGCTGTTTCTTTTTCTTAAGCATTAGAATCTGGTTCATTCTTCACGTCCTGTAGAATCTTTACTTTAACACCATCCACTGTAATGGATATTCTCGAACTTTCCAAACCTATAATCATTGACGAATATTTCTCTGGTAGTCCAGCTAACAATAAAGTTCCAATCCATTCATCCACATTTCAAAACCAATATTCCTCAGACGATTGgagattgaaattattttattcgcaTATTCATCGACCCTTTTATACTTATTCAATCTTGTGGTTATGAGCTCACGAAGTAATCCTACATTTCTGCTTAAACCACCTTCATCAAATGCGTTATTCAGTTTGTCCCTTACCTCCTTTGCTGACATAGCCTTTTCTGTGTGAAGATAATTCACTGGATCAATCAAAAGGATTAGATTTGATTTCGCTTTCCGATCCTTAGTAGCAAAACTTGATTCCGTAGGTGCCAATTTACCGTTTACCACGTCCCATAAGTCATCCAAGTGCAAATACGCCTCAACGGCAAATTTCCAGGTCGCGTAATTTTCGCGCCCTACAAGCCGCTCTATTTGCGGTATGTGTGCTGTACTCATTTTACAGTTACTTTCTTCTTCGTATAGCGTACACAATCCAAGTTTATACGAACTTCCGCGCACATCTTGTGCAAATAGTCACCTTAAAGCTTGTTGTTTCGCTTTAATCCAgcacctgggcccataacctgttgtagtttatgcagattaACACAGATAAATGACAGGTAACAACTATTTCagggacaaaataaacttatgctttatttgcacaacacatattaatacatttgacaaccaaattatattacgttgccccatcaacaaacacggaacatgtatattccatagagtctaatgcactgtacacatcatatcttgtgcgccactatgcacattggaaaatgtttgttcacagaTCAACAGAAATAATGATCTTTTCACATAATTTTTCTACCGGCAACCTACTCAGCGTGGCTTCAAATTTGTCTGGAAATGCGCATGTAGCTGAATTGACAGGGATATGATAATAATTAATAGGCCATATTCCAAAAGTTGAATACAACAGCTTTCAGTTGACTCCACCTTGAAAACTGCGCCAGTAGAAATTCCGACCACTTTTGTAGTGGACTCTGAAAGCAATTTTAGTAGCCATGCGGACGTGCAAAATTTTGGTTTCTGCGTAAATTCGATAATAGGGCTTCTCTCGGATGAGAGATCTTTGGTTTCAAGCATCTTTGAGCAATACAAACTTGCTTGTTGCTATGGTTACCGCGTTATTCAAATGTGCGGGAGGGGTAAAATGAAAATTTAGCGTTAGTTTAAAAATTTGGTGACGTTCATATTTTTCGATTTTCTTATTCTTGTGGAATTTTTACTGCACGTGTCAGAAGACAATTTTTTGCATGCTCTGTTGTTGCGTttaagttaaaaataaatttgctgttgTGGACGGTAGTTACTGTCGGGTGCCTCGTAAGGGATGGCAACATTCGCCGAAAAAATGAGTACTTTCGTAACAAGAGCTAATATGTTCTTCACGAAGACCGACATGTGTGTAATATTTTTCGAACCTCTCCTTCCATATCAAATACTTCTGCACTGGAATTCATATTTTATGGCTTTCTTTGTAGTGTGCGAAATAGGAACGACGGCGCTAAAAATTCTTTCCCTCCCGTGCCCACCAGATTATCTTTACACAAACTTGTTAGTTATAGTGTTTTTGACTATTACCGAAACAGGGAGGCTGTACATGGCAATGAAAGGAAATCTAGGGGAAGATGATTTTAAGTCAGTTATTTGTTCGTTATTTTTGTGTCCATTTTCTGTTCTTGGAACAGTTTATTTGTTAACATGGCAAGTTTATGTTTTGAGACTAGATTTTATAATATGCGTCATGGCACTTTCAATGCAATCTCTTGGAGCTTTGTGTGGTTTGTATACGCTTTGGATAATGTACAGAGACGCTTTCTGCTGGTACTGAGAACATATGATCTCCTTTATTATGCTGGATTATCCATATATTCCCCACAATTCGTTCAGTACCGGGAAAATGAATGTGCTGAAAAGATTTATTCAGAAGCTACAAGCTAGAATACAATTGTACTCACATACAGAAAAATTACAGACTGTTAATTAGTGCAGTGGGGTTGATAACACAGAATGTTATTGTTAATATGGTCTCAGTGCTTGAACTGTAGAGTACATGTAGGAGCCTGTCATTCTTGAAGTATGCACTTCTTGTAAGAAAGTGTTTAGGCCTATCTGTTTTATGTGAGTTGTAGATATATTGTACAGAGACTTCATTTACCTGCATGTAATGTAGTTTTATCACTGTACAGATACTGCAAACAAGTTACAGTTAGATGTATAAGTTTCGTAATTATTTACTGCATTTGTCGTTTTAGTTTTATGATATTGATTTTTCATATGTGTACAATACAAATTGCAACCCATAAAATTTTACAAAACCTGTACCAACAATATAGTATTACAACAGATTTTTATCCAGTAAACTTCCAAGAcaaaaatcattgaatttttgtatttcattagtATTGTGTATGCATAGTGTCAAGTAATTGTATGCTGTACAACTGGTATATGTAAACAATGAAAGTTACAGTAAAAAATATGGTATTCgttaatataaaatatttataataatagcTTTAATCACAAAACTGAGTAATAAGGATATTGTCTAAGAAAATAACCATCCTTATTATAGAGAACTCTTCAAGTGTATTGGGAGTTTGATGCTCGATTCCTGGTATATTCATTCATCTGTGGAACTTGTAGCGAATAATAGCCAGTTTCATTTGAATTATGGTTTACACAGAAATGATTTCAATGTAGACTTCGGAGCTTTTCTTTGTAGTTTAAGTTGGTGTCTACATACAgatggaaatatttttaaaaagccaTTGGTACAGgtaaaacaagaaaattacaaaattaattattagTTATTGCTTCTTTGTTTGAGTTCAAGAATGGAACACTGCTGGAAGCAGCAGGACAAGTAAATAAACTGATTAGAAAGAAGCCCTTTTTCTTTCAGTATGTAGGTGCCAGTTACATATAATTATCAGTGTAGTCTTGTAACATTAAACAAGCAGAAATCAGTGAACTCCATTTGTGTAACCATGGATGCAGCACCAACTTTTTCCAAAGTATTTGTTCTGACAATTGGCGATTTAATTAATGATTGCTTGTTTGTGCAGTATAGGTCAGATTAAGACTAATACAATTACTATACAATAGTGGTAGCCTAGTTaatgaaaatacgtgtttaatacTGACAGTATTAATGTGAAGAAAGAAACAATATACTTTAAGCAATAGCTAAACAAGCTATTCTTTAAATATGTGTACTTTTAATGTAGCCTATATTATTACTTTTGATACATATTGCAAAGAAGAAGGCATGTGTGCATACTGTAATCCTAATATTGTAAAGGCCTGTATGTGTCTGACACATATTTGTACTTACTGTCAACGTATCTATGGTAATATATTATCATTTCAGCAATGAATGGCAGCTGATTAAAAACTGGAGTTGTAGGTGGTTAATAACAATGCCCATAGGACCTTCAGCCATGGCTGTCCCTAAGGTCAAAGCAACCTCATTTCATAATTGTGGAGATACTATTGTATTCACTTTGCAGCCAAACTTCAGATTCGACAGTTATTTTCCTTTTAATGCAGAATGCCATGACCATCAACATTTGGAAGACTTTGCTAAGATCGGGAAATATACAAAGAAGTATGTTTTATGAGGGGTTAATCATAAAGTCTTATTTTGCATgtacaaaaacacaaatacactgaagaatatataaaaatacataaataaataaggtAACAGTAAATCCATAAataaggtaaagataatgttttgcGTTTTGGCCCTACGCAGGCCTATCAGGCCCAGttgaccactgtgtcatcctctgctaaTGGCTTCatcggatgcagtatggaggggcatgtggtcaatacATCGCTCGACTGATCATCGTCGGGTTTCTCGGCCTCGGAAACACTGCCAGCCGCTCAAGTATCTCCTCATTTGGCCCCGTGAGGCTCAGTGCATCTCGTACCACTCCTCCATCTGAGGAAGAGCCCGTAACAGTTGCAGGCATCAAATCTGAGCTCTACGCGTGGCAGTCGGCCTTGCTGACCGCACGCCTGAGGAGCCAGACTTCATAAATAAGACATATATATAAATGATACATTAAAAAACAGTTGTTATATGCTAATGCCCAGTCTCCTTATCCAGTCGAGTCTTAACGGTGTTTCGATGAAAATGTCACCCGTGTAGGCTGTCGATTTACACTCCTTGACAATGTGCCAGACGGTCTGGTTCAATGTCCCGCAGTCACACCTTGGGCTGCACTGCTTACCTCATTTGTGCAGGTTGTTTACACACAGACTTTGAGTCCTGTGTGGATGCGATTTATATTCTTCCACACCTGCTATGGGTGTTCAGAGCCCTCGGATCTCTGTAGAGGGTCAGTAAGATGTTGCACTGCAGTTTGAGTGTTCATAGTGTCAGCGTCATCCCATTTGCTGTCAGTAGTGAAGTTGCCACTGGTGAGCTGTCGGGCCAGTTGTGAGGGTAGATTTCTGGAACGAAGTCAGTTTGTTGTCAAACCCTGGGAAACCTACGTGGATGGCAGGTTGAAGATTattcattattttggaatatttttgAAAGTTTTACTATTGCATCTCGAAAACAATTGTCTTTCTGTGTTCATTGTTCAGTGCAGCACATTTTCCAAAACATGTAGCTAAGCCGAAACCCTGGTTGTAATAGTCTGCTTTTTGacagttcaggaaacattcctcctcAAAACTCACATTGTCATTCTAGAAATGCCAACCAAATTATGAATTCTTCATTTGAGGAAAGGGGAAGAAGTCACTTGCTGTCTCGGCAGCAGAATACAGGTCTGGTGCGAGCAAAATTTGATAGAAGAAGCAGCATATCTGCCCGAGTCTTGTGCAGAATGAGATAGGATGTTGCCAGGCAGCGAAAGCTACCATTTTGACAGCTTCCTGTGACACTTCATCTTCAAACATCCCTTATCTTCAATAAAATTCACAGTATTTCAAAAtgaaatacttgagtattgctgatcagtgtgggatccgtaccagatcggtttgacggaggagatagagaagatcaaaagaagagcggcgcgtttcgtcacagggttatttggtaagcgtgatagcgttacggagatgtgtagcaaactcaagtggcagactctgcaagaaaggcactctgcatcgcagtgtagcttgctgtccagggttCGAGAGgaagcgtttctggatgaggtatcgaatatattgcttccccctacttatacctcccgaggagatcacgaatgtaaaattagagagatttgaacgtgcacagaggctttccggcagtcgttcttcccgcgaaccatacgcgactggaacaggaaagggaggtaatgacagtggtatgtaaagtgccctccgccacacaccgttgggtggtttgcggagtataaatgtagatgtagaatatagagCTTTTAAGGCTTTGTAAGATTTATTATGTTcaacttaaaattataaataatacatcaaatgaaagaacaactcaaaacagtattgtttgtataactacggcaaagggaagagtatgcgACAACCGAGAGTGACAGAACAACATGTTAAACAAGTGAGAGTCTTTCACGCATATCCCTGAGAAATCAGTTTCGAAAGTTAGCCGTGAATTAGCAGTTCCGGTGATGGctgtgtggagacttttaaggagacAACTACATCCTTATTGTCTGCAGCTGTTCGAGAACTAAAGACTTATGTGTTAACTTTTGAAATCAAATGTTGCTGCATGATGACAAAAATTTCTGGGATTGTGTTGTCTTTGGTGATGAATCAACATGTCACATAAGTGAAAATGTGAACACACCTAATGTGCGCATCTGTGGATCAGCAAATCCCCATGAGGTGGTGCAGTAGCAACAAGACTCTCCTAAACTCAAAGTTTTTTGTGTCATATCCCAGCAGAAATTGGCCTTTCTTTTGCGGTcaagcaactgtaactggtgtcTCTTATCTTAATACAGTAGAACTGTGGCTCTTTCCTTGTTGAGGTCTGCTGATCTGTGaaactttatttggcagcaagatggtgcactgCTTCCTTGGCGTAACTCTGTACACAATCGGTTAAATGATGTTGTACCCAACTTCTGGATTGCCCACAAGGGGACAAATGACAGAGCTCATTTTGTACGAACGCCTCGCAATTTTTACTTTTGGGTGTTCATAAAGGGTCACGTGTACATGCTTCCACTACCAGTTGCTCTACTCGACTTAAGAAATGGGATTCTTGTAACAGTTAGTCCAGAAATGCTGATAGAGGTTTCAGAAGAACTCGCCTATCAACTTGAGAGGTTTCGGAAGAACTCGCCTATCAACTTGATGTGTGACTAATattgctcacattgaacacttgtgAGAAAAGTTGTAGGGTTTCTCTTTaatttgatatattatttataattgtaagttgaatgtaataaataccACAAAGTCTTAAAACCCATGTATTCCTTTTGAGACACCAGTACCTTGATAGTGTGCTCCTTGATGGTTTACTTCTGATGAACATaatatcttattttatttatttatttaacttgctCCTTTAAATTGTAATATTACATGTTTGAAAGCTCAAGTAGTGATTTCATCTCTTGCTTTACTTCTGAGGCCTTCTCTTAAGGATTTGAAAGCGAAAGGTAACCTTTGGAGCTGGTCAAGCTAAAACATAACAGTCTTGGTGTGGCAAGTGGCTGAGCACAGTAGCTGACGATTTATTGGTTTACTTTGTTTACACGGGTATACTGAAAATTCATACTTCCTTAAAATTGTGAATCATGCAAATTTATTAGAATGTAAGATCTCTCAAAATATTTAAAGGTAATTACTGAAATTCCAATTTACCCAAAATATCCTTTCCCTTTAACAAGAGAACCAATAACctttaaaaaaattgcaatgaTTCAAGGTATTTAGGATAATCACTGAAATTCTAGATTGCCCAAGTTTGctttttatttaaacattaaaaccAATATCCTTAAAAATTTAAACTCATCCGAGGTATTCTTTTTAAACAAAGTAAGCATAAATTcagaaacactttcactggccataGTGATACTGACATGTGAATGACTTAACACCAATTCAACCAATCCAGTTGTGAGAAAACAAACGTTACGGCAGGTACACATGAAGCAATAACAAAATTTAATTAGAATTCACTGAAGTATAACATGCTAATGTGGACGCACACAAATCACCTTTCATCAGTATCAGATACATCAATACATGGCTCACTTTCCTACAGTCCCAGGCTAAGGA
This genomic interval carries:
- the LOC124554123 gene encoding transmembrane protein 216-like — encoded protein: MATFAEKMSTFVTRANMFFTKTDMCVIFFEPLLPYQILLHWNSYFMAFFVVCEIGTTALKILSLPCPPDYLYTNLLVIVFLTITETGRLYMAMKGNLGEDDFKSVICSLFLCPFSVLGTVYLLTWQVYVLRLDFIICVMALSMQSLGALCGLYTLWIMYRDAFCWY